Proteins from one Esox lucius isolate fEsoLuc1 chromosome 19, fEsoLuc1.pri, whole genome shotgun sequence genomic window:
- the tsnaxip1 gene encoding translin-associated factor X-interacting protein 1: protein MSTENDMTLPPLSSFERLECQLGNSEKRTRRQEAFLGGAGSCNVRASSTRIGCTSGYLSTWPAHVTSQVVQRGRRHTSVGEIRNHGCGNEFGGLVGKPRFLKQLESYLKRELQTLDPQQPKFQEWKLQAYREVFDCFIDDFKTYKPLLAAIKNEYEITLAYLREQIRELEPLHARLALVSEQCEKRILSLQEEERAEIRALKQERQHLRKVVENTREIQSALQAQVCCLQKDLASQYLMYREERDARKLLISNLTSMSYGPDEEPEKEQDEVELEDPVKEKLALKVCREDLTKAQLELNRLHAEYGDVVPRRDLEILDRIHKDSLLKMETLQKDFDQMKGEYDTLLEVHKQVTSQRDSLQGELDGFREAYSPRPDWEQCADMLRGSKHWAVLFQGQSSQQRLAILLAELGGKTSELFTGLGTSDDVPIYLRYEGQFKNLRLKKADVVRIIKEVWKEKVIDNEKRDECSDLSEFLHKHLESQHGEKAGEWAYSLIEGIRQYQKDDFVSQFNDILTGKVDESVYHSETHLLSNLLKVLIHSDSTESGMLCIKDFRDALKTAFPLKKEQDIDELVTTAQAELNSNSGSLPYQRLYAEDADGKHRDFLSLVKRQAVTERDMYISQLRTELDGQVEVTEADLRVAFKNTGLEPNYGFPDSSGGARAAHNKS, encoded by the exons atgtcaaCAGAAAACGATATGACATTACCACCGTTATCGTCATTTGAACG ACTTGAGTGCCAACTTGGGAACTCTGAAAAAAGAACCAGGCGGCAAGAGGCATTTCTTGGAGGTGCTGGCTCATGTAACGTTAGAGCATCATCAACCAGA ATTGGCTGTACCTCAGGCTACCTGTCTACCTGGCCTGCCCATGTCACCTCTCAAGTTGTTCAGCGGGGGAGGAGACATACTTCAGTTGGAGAGATCAGGAACCATGG ATGCGGTAATGAGTTTGGTGGCCTCGTTGGGAAGCCACGATTCCTGAAGCAGCTTGAAAGCTACCTGAAGAGGGAGCTTCAGACTCTTGACCCACAACAACCAAAATTCCAGGAATGGAAATTGCAG GCTTATCGGGAGGTCTTTGACTGTTTCATTGACGACTTCAAAACTTACAAGCCTCTTCTGGCTGCcataaaaaatgaatatgaaatcaCATTAG CATACTTACGGGAGCAGATACGGGAGCTGGAGCCCCTCCATGCTCGTCTGGCTCTGGTTTCAGAGCAATGTGAGAAGAGGATCCTGAGCCtgcaggaagaggagagagcagagatcaGGGCCCTGAAGCAAGAGCGCCAACATCTCCGAAAGGTTGTTGAAAACACGAGAGAGATACAAAGTGCCTTGCAAGCCCAG GTGTGTTGTCTGCAGAAAGACCTGGCCTCGCAGTACCTGATGTACAGAGAGGAACGTGATGCTCGCAAGCTGCTCATCTCCAACCTCACCAGCATGAGCTATGGGCCAGATGAGGAACCAGAAAAAGAGCAAGACG AAGTGGAACTTGAGGACCCAGTGAAAGAGAAATTGGCTCTCAAGGTGTGTAGAGAGGACCTGACTAAAGCCCAGTTGGAGCTGAATCGCTTGCATGCTGAGTATGGAGATGTTGTTCCCCGCCGTGACTTGGAGATTTTGGACCGTATCCACAAAGACAGCCTGCTCAAG ATGGAGACCTTGCAGAAAGACTTTGATCAGATGAAGGGTGAATATGACACACTTCTTGAGGTGCACAAGCAGGTCACATCCCAGAGGGACAGCCTCCAAGGAGAACTGGATGGTTTCAGAGAGGCCTACAGCCCCAGGCCTGATTGGGAGCAGTGTGCAG ATATGCTAAGAGGTAGTAAGCACTGGGCAGTGTTGTTCCAGGGCCAATCCAGCCAGCAGCGTCTGGCGATTCTGCTGGCTGAACTTGGAGGAAAGACCTCTGAGCTTTTCACTGGACTG GGTACTTCTGATGATGTGCCAATATACCTGCGGTATGAGGGACAGTTTAAGAACCTAAGGTTAAAGAAGGCAGATGTTGTAAGAATCATTAAGGAGGTCTGGAAGGAAAAGGTCATTGATAATGAAAAG AGAGATGAATGCAGTGATCTGTCTGAGTTTCTGCACAAACATCTGGAGAGTCAACATGGTGAAAAGGCTGGAGAGTGGGCTTATAGCTTAATAGAGGGCATTCGACAATACCAAAAGGATGACTTTGTCAGCCAATTCAATGATATTCTTACAGGAAAA GTAGATGAGAGTGTATACCACAGTGAGACGCATCTACTGTCTAATTTGCTGAAGGTGTTGATCCACAGTGACAGTACAGAGAGTGGCATGCTCTGCATTAAGGATTTCAG AGACGCCTTGAAAACGGCCTTCCCTCTGAAAAAAGAGCAAGACATCGATGAGCTAGTTACCACAGCTCAAGCTGAGCTAAACAGTAACAGTGGGAGCCTCCCATATCAAAGACTATACGCTGAG GATGCAGATGGAAAACACAGAGACTTTCTCAGTCTGGTAAAAAGGCAAGCCGTAACAGAGAGGGACATGTACATCAGCCAATTGAGGACTGAGTTGGATGGCCAAGT AGAGGTGACTGAGGCAGACCTAAGGGTTGCCTTCAAGAACACTGGACTGGAACCTAACTATGGCTTTCCAGATTCCAGTGGAGGAGCTAGAGCAGCACACAACAAAAGTTGA
- the nutf2 gene encoding nuclear transport factor 2 → MGEKPIWEQIGSSFVQHYYQLFDTDRTQLGAIYIDASCLTWEGQQFQGKAAIVEKLSTLPFLKIAHSITAQDHQPTPDSCIMSMVVGQLKADEDPIMGFHQSFILKNINDAWVCTNDMFRLALHNFG, encoded by the exons ATGGGGGAAAAGCCGATTTGGGAACAGATAGGTTCCAGCTTTGTTCAACATTACTACCAGCTCTTTGACACCGACAGGACCCAACTTGGAGCAATATAT ATTGATGCATCATGCCTTACGTGGGAGGGACAGCAATTCCAGGGAAAAGCAGCAATTGTAGAGAAACTGTCT ACTCTTCCCTTCTTAAAAATTGCTCACAGTATAACAGCACAAGACCACCAACCCACCCCTGACAGCTGTATAATGAGTATGGTAGTAGGTCAACTTAAA GCCGATGAGGACCCCATCATGGGATTTCATCAGAGTTTCATCCTGAAGAACATTAATGATGCCTGGGTATGCACCAATGACATGTTCCGGCTCGCGCTGCACAATTTCGGCTAA